Within Gemmatimonadaceae bacterium, the genomic segment GCGCATCCCGGGCACGCGGTTCCCGGGGCTCGCCGCCGAGTCGTACGTCAGCCGCATCGAGCCGTCGCACCACGACTCCTCCACGTTCTTCATCACCTTCGATGACCACCGGCGCGGCAACTTCACGCCGTACGTGTACGTCACGCGCGACTTCGGTGCGTCGTTCACCAGCCTCGCCGCCACCCTGCCCACCGGCGGGCCGGACTTCGTCCACGTGATCCGCGAGGATCCCGTGAACCCCGACCTGCTCTTCCTGGGCACCGACGTGGGCGCGTACGTGTCGATGAACCGCGGCCAGTCGTGGCAGAAGTTCATGACCGGCCTCCCCACGGTGCCGGTGCACGACCTGCAGATCCACCCGCGGGACCGCGAGCTCATCGCCGGCACGCACGGCCGCGCGATCTACGTCGTGGACATCGCGCCGCTGCAGCAGATGACGCCGGCGATCGCGTCGAAGAAGGTGTACCTGTTCGCCCCGCGCACGAGCCACGCGCTTGGCCAGGCGCCCGATGCCGCGGGCAGCGCCGGCGGGGGCAATGGCCACAAGCGCTTCGTGGCCAACTCGCCGGCATATGGCGCCGAGATCACGTACCGCATCGCCGAGGCGAAGCCCGGCACCCGCGTGCAGCTCGTGATCACCGATGCCGCGGGCGACACCATGCGCACACTCACCGGCCCCGGTGGCGCCGGTGTGCACCGCGTGATGTGGGACCTGCGCGGCAAGCGTCCGCCCGCCAAGCCGCTCTCGCCGGCGGAACGCCGGGACAGCGCCCGCACGATGGTGCGCGTGGCGCAGATCTTCGACTCGCTGCAGGCTGCGGGGATGGACAGCAACACGGTGCGGTTCGCCCGGACCGCGATGCTCTCGGGTCGCACCGCCGAGCTGATCGAGCAGTTCATGGGCGCGGCTGGTGGAGCCGGTGGCGCACAGGTGCCGGGGCTCCCGCGGTTTGCGGAGCGGCCGGGTGAGGGTGCTGCCGGCGCCGGTGGGCGCGGGGGGGCGGGCGGCGCGCCCGGGGCAGGGGGCGCGGGTGCGCCGCCCGCCGCGGGTGGACCGCCTGGCATGGGCGCCATGCAGCAGATCTTCGGCGCGTTCCGCGGGATGGAAGGGAGCCCGCTCGGCCGCGGTGCACGCGGTGGTGCCGGTGGACCGCTGGTGAAGACCGGCGAGTACCTCGTCACGCTCACCTACGGCGACGAGCGCCAGCGGCAGGTCCTGCGTGTCGAGCGGCCGGCCGACATGATCGGCGTGCAGGGCTTCGGCGGCCAGGATGACGACGAGGAGCACGACGCGAGCGACGACGGCCACCGTCGCTGACCCCTGACGACACTGCCCGACGGTGAGGATCCCGTCGGGCAGTGTCGCGTTCACCCCCCAGCATTCGCCTCCCACCCGGACCGGCATGCCCGAACGACTCCCCGCGTCTCCCACGCTGGACACCCGCAGCACACCCGTGAGCGACGTGGTGGATGTCGCGACGATCCGGAAGGTCGTGATGGCCTCGTCGGCCGGCACGGTGATCGAGTGGTACGATTTCTACGTCTTCGGCACCCTGGCGCCGATCCTCGCACCGCTCTTCTTCCCGAGCTCGAGCGAGACGGCGGCCTTCCTCAACACGCTCGCCACCTTCGGCGCCGGCTTCGCCGTGCGTCCGCTGGGCGCGCTGGTGTTCGGTCGCGTGGGCGACATGGTCGGCCGCAAGTACGCCTTCATGGTCACGCTGCTCATCATGGGCGTGGCGACGGCGGCCATCGGCCTGCTGCCGACGGTGGCGAGCGTCGGCATCGCGGCACCGCTGCTGCTCGTCTTCCTGCGCCTGCTGCAGGGCCTGGCGCTCGGCGGGGAGTATGGCGGCGCCGCGATCTACGTGGCGGAGCACGCGCCGCCGCACCGTCGCGGGTACTTCACGGCGTTCGTGCAGGCCACCGCCACGCTCGGCCTGCTGGTGTCGCTGGTCGTGATCCTCGTCACGCGCGGCCTCGTGGGTGAGGAGGCGTTCAAGGTCTGGGGCTGGCGCATCCCGTTCCTGCTCTCGGCGCTGCTGGTGGTCATGTCGTACTACATCCGCCGCCGCATGGCCGAATCGCCGGTGTTCCAGCGCATGAAGGCGGAAGGCACCGTGAGCCGCATGCCCATCCGTGAGGCCTTCGGCACCGCCGAGCGGTGGAAGATCTTCCTCTCGGTGCTCTTCGGGGTCGTGGCGGGGCAGGCGGTGGTGTTCTACACCGGGCAGTTCTTCGCCCTCTTCTTCATCCAGAAGGTCCTGAAGCTCTCGCTCACCGACTCGTACGTGACGGTGGCCCTCGGCATCGTGCTCGGCACGCCGTTCTACCTGATCAGCGGCGCCGCGTCGGATCGCATCGGGCGCAAGCGCATGATCGTCGGCGGCCTGTTTCTGGCGGCACTGACGCTGTACCCGATCTACCGGGGAATGCTCTGGGCCGGCGGGCCCGTCTCCGGGGAGGGCGCAGCCGCCGTGGCGCTGCACCCGAACATCCCCGTGCTGGCGCTGCTGGTGGCGGCGCAGGTGTTCCTGGTCACGCTGTCCTATGGCCCAATGGCTGCGTTCCTCGTCGAGAGCTATCCCGCCCGGATCCGGTACACGTCGATGTCCCTGCCGTACCACCTCGGCAACGGGTGGTTCGGCGGCTTCACACCGTTGATCGCGGCGTCGATGGTGGCGGCGTACAAGAGCCCCTTCGCGGGGCTGGTCTATCCCATCGCCGTCTGCGTGATCGGCGGCGTGATCGGCTGGATCTTCGTCCGCGAACCCGACGGCTCACGGGCCAACGACACGACCTGAGGGCGCGTGGCGGCGCGGGTGGGGGGTGGCCGCCGCGCCGGTGTCCGGGTGGGCAGGGCCGCGCCAGACGGCGCAGCCCGGGGCAGTCACGTCCCGCGGTGGAGCCCGGGGGCGGTGCGGCCTGTCCGCACGCTGCCGGGTGTTCATCGCGCGTTCACCAACGCCGGGCATCTTGCGGAGTGCTCGCCGGTCCCCGGACCGCGCGGGCGAGCCGTCCCGGCCCCTTCGTGGAGCTCCTGATGATCGCAGGTCTGATGGCCATGCTGCTCGCCGCAGCCGACACGACGCCGCACGTCGCGCCCCTCGCACTGGACGCCGGCGCCGTCGCCGCCGTGGTGGCCGGGCTGCCGGTCGTGTCGCCGGCTGCGCTCGAACCCGACCGCGTGGCGGGACCACCGCCCGGCGCGGCGCTGGCGGCGTTCGAGCCGCGGCTGCGGTGGCCCGTGACGGCAGACACGGTCGTGCGGAAGAAGCGCACGCTGGTGGAGTACTCCGAGTGGTACGGGCGCCGCGTGACGATCCACAAGACACTGAGCTGGGCGATGCTGCCGCTCTTCGGCATCTCGTACTACACCGGCACGCGCCTTGCGAACGACGGTCGCGCTGGCTCGCCGGGCTGGGTCCGTGGCCTGCATCCGTTCGTCGCGGGTGCCGACGTCGCGGTCTTCGGCATCAACACCCTCACTGGCGCCTGGAACCTCTGGGACGCGCGCCACGATCCCGAGGGCCGCACGCGACGCATCATCCACTCGGTGCTCTTCATGGCCGCGAATGCCGGCTTCGCCTGGGCCGGCGCGACGGGTGAGGACGCCGGTGAGGAGCTCGAAGGGCGAAACCGCCACCGCAACATCGCGCTCGCCTCGATGAGTGTGAGCACCGTGAGCTGGCTCATCATGCTGATCGGGAAATGACCGCATGCCGATAGTGGAAACCCTCAGCGCGGCGTTCGAGCCGTGGGCGACGATGTATGGTGAGTCGACCG encodes:
- a CDS encoding MFS transporter; this encodes MPERLPASPTLDTRSTPVSDVVDVATIRKVVMASSAGTVIEWYDFYVFGTLAPILAPLFFPSSSETAAFLNTLATFGAGFAVRPLGALVFGRVGDMVGRKYAFMVTLLIMGVATAAIGLLPTVASVGIAAPLLLVFLRLLQGLALGGEYGGAAIYVAEHAPPHRRGYFTAFVQATATLGLLVSLVVILVTRGLVGEEAFKVWGWRIPFLLSALLVVMSYYIRRRMAESPVFQRMKAEGTVSRMPIREAFGTAERWKIFLSVLFGVVAGQAVVFYTGQFFALFFIQKVLKLSLTDSYVTVALGIVLGTPFYLISGAASDRIGRKRMIVGGLFLAALTLYPIYRGMLWAGGPVSGEGAAAVALHPNIPVLALLVAAQVFLVTLSYGPMAAFLVESYPARIRYTSMSLPYHLGNGWFGGFTPLIAASMVAAYKSPFAGLVYPIAVCVIGGVIGWIFVREPDGSRANDTT